In a single window of the Aminomonas paucivorans DSM 12260 genome:
- a CDS encoding TatD family hydrolase codes for MRFVDTHCHWNEEPLKAPLEEQRAAAAEAGVVRAVVVGFDLPSSRRALELARQPGVPEILAAVGLHPHDARTADEGFYEDLRALLADPRAAALGEIGLDYWYDNSPREVQREVFARQVALGVGVGKPLVLHLRDGKDPEADGVYGQAFRILEEGKAREVGGVFHCFGGNASQARAALDLGFHLSFAGPLTYPKNHALRDIARDCPLDRILTETDAPYLAPQGHRGKPNEPAWVVEVARTLAEVRGLSLEALTEAVWENAERLFCPGGPR; via the coding sequence ATGAGATTTGTGGACACCCATTGTCATTGGAACGAGGAGCCCCTGAAGGCTCCCCTGGAGGAGCAGCGGGCCGCCGCTGCGGAGGCGGGGGTGGTCCGGGCGGTGGTGGTGGGCTTCGATCTGCCCTCGTCCCGCCGGGCCCTGGAGCTGGCCCGCCAGCCCGGAGTACCGGAGATCCTGGCGGCGGTGGGGCTGCATCCCCACGATGCCCGCACCGCCGACGAGGGCTTCTACGAGGACCTCCGGGCCCTCCTGGCGGATCCCCGAGCCGCAGCCCTGGGGGAGATCGGGCTGGATTACTGGTACGACAACTCCCCCCGGGAGGTGCAGCGAGAGGTCTTCGCCCGACAGGTGGCCCTGGGGGTGGGGGTGGGCAAGCCCCTGGTGCTCCACCTGCGGGACGGGAAGGACCCGGAGGCCGACGGGGTCTACGGGCAGGCGTTTCGCATCCTGGAGGAGGGGAAAGCCCGTGAGGTCGGCGGGGTGTTCCACTGTTTCGGGGGGAACGCCTCCCAGGCCCGGGCCGCCCTGGATCTGGGGTTCCATCTTTCCTTCGCCGGTCCCCTCACCTACCCGAAGAACCACGCCCTGAGGGACATCGCCCGGGACTGCCCCCTGGACCGGATCCTGACGGAGACCGACGCTCCCTACCTGGCTCCCCAGGGGCACCGGGGCAAGCCCAACGAACCCGCCTGGGTGGTGGAGGTGGCTCGAACCCTGGCGGAGGTCCGGGGCCTTTCCCTGGAGGCGCTGACGGAAGCGGTTTGGGAGAACGCGGAACGGCTCTTCTGCCCCGGAGGTCCCCGATGA
- the metG gene encoding methionine--tRNA ligase: MSEQRTPFYITTPIYYVNDVPHIGHAYTTIAADVLARHHRMLGDPTTFLTGTDEHGQKIQQAAAAKGLTALQLADQTVENFRRLWKVLNITNDDFIRTTEPRHEKVVQHIFSTLLEKGDIYLGSYEGWYCVPCETYVPEAQMGEGNTCPDCGRPLQKMTEQSYFFRMSKYEQPLLDYYEGLPEAILPRTRANEILSFLRGGLKDQSISRTTMKWGVPVPGDEQHVVYVWFDALINYLSALGYPEAGKPWETFWPVAHHLVGKDIIRFHSVVWPALLLALGLQPPKRVFAHGWWTVEGDKMSKSKGNVVDPFEMAERYGVDVFRYFLLREVPFGLDGDFSELALVQRSNADLANDLGNLLNRTLQMVEKYCGGQVPSAVHPEALDRELEILAGRTAEEMDRLLERFAFDEALKALWAFLGRSNKYIDENLPWNLAKEGNQERLDTVLRTLFEALRQAALLSAPFLPETAQRMWDQLGLPGTPEGTGRSPWSFGPLPQPVQVRKAGVLFPRVDLEQWKVEKAARDAAASGGDMDYSDHEEQITIEDFRKLEFRVARVLHVEPVAKANKLFKLDLDLGYEKRTIVSGIREFYTPEELEGKNIIVICNLKPSVIRGVQSNGMLLAAESPSKTNFGLALLTVDQDIPVGSRIH; encoded by the coding sequence ATGAGTGAACAGCGAACCCCCTTCTACATCACCACCCCGATCTATTACGTCAACGACGTCCCCCACATCGGGCACGCCTACACCACCATTGCGGCGGACGTGCTGGCCCGGCACCACCGAATGCTGGGGGACCCCACCACCTTCCTCACTGGTACGGACGAGCACGGCCAGAAGATCCAGCAGGCCGCGGCGGCCAAGGGCCTGACGGCCTTGCAGCTGGCGGACCAGACGGTGGAGAACTTCCGCCGGCTCTGGAAGGTCCTGAACATCACCAACGACGACTTTATCCGCACCACCGAGCCTCGACATGAGAAGGTGGTGCAGCACATCTTCTCCACCCTCCTGGAAAAGGGAGACATCTACCTGGGGTCCTACGAGGGCTGGTACTGCGTGCCCTGCGAGACCTACGTCCCCGAGGCCCAGATGGGGGAGGGGAACACCTGTCCCGACTGCGGCAGGCCCCTCCAGAAGATGACCGAGCAGAGCTACTTTTTCCGCATGTCCAAGTACGAGCAGCCCCTGCTGGACTACTACGAGGGGCTTCCCGAGGCCATCCTGCCCCGCACCCGGGCCAACGAGATCCTGAGCTTCCTCCGGGGGGGGCTGAAGGACCAGTCCATCTCCCGCACCACCATGAAATGGGGGGTCCCGGTACCCGGAGACGAGCAGCACGTGGTGTACGTGTGGTTCGACGCCCTCATCAACTACCTCTCCGCCCTGGGGTACCCAGAGGCGGGCAAGCCCTGGGAGACCTTCTGGCCCGTGGCGCACCACCTGGTGGGCAAGGACATCATCCGGTTCCATTCCGTGGTGTGGCCCGCCCTGCTCCTGGCTCTGGGGCTGCAGCCCCCGAAACGGGTCTTCGCCCACGGCTGGTGGACCGTGGAGGGGGACAAGATGTCCAAGTCCAAGGGCAACGTGGTGGACCCCTTCGAGATGGCGGAGCGCTACGGGGTGGACGTGTTCCGGTACTTCCTCCTCCGGGAGGTGCCCTTCGGCCTGGACGGGGACTTCTCCGAGCTGGCCCTGGTGCAGCGCTCCAACGCGGACCTGGCCAACGACCTGGGGAACCTGCTGAACCGGACCCTCCAGATGGTGGAGAAGTACTGCGGCGGCCAGGTGCCTTCCGCAGTGCACCCCGAGGCCCTGGACCGGGAACTGGAAATCCTGGCGGGGCGCACCGCCGAGGAGATGGACCGGCTTCTGGAGCGGTTCGCCTTCGACGAGGCCCTGAAGGCCCTGTGGGCCTTCCTGGGGCGCTCCAACAAGTACATCGACGAAAACCTCCCCTGGAACCTAGCCAAGGAGGGGAACCAGGAACGGCTGGACACGGTTCTGCGGACCCTTTTCGAGGCGCTGCGTCAGGCGGCTCTCCTGTCGGCCCCCTTCCTTCCCGAAACGGCGCAGCGCATGTGGGACCAGCTGGGCCTTCCGGGAACCCCGGAAGGGACGGGGCGGAGCCCCTGGTCCTTCGGCCCCCTGCCGCAACCCGTGCAGGTGCGCAAGGCGGGGGTGCTCTTCCCCCGGGTGGACCTGGAGCAGTGGAAGGTCGAGAAGGCCGCCCGGGACGCCGCCGCATCGGGGGGGGACATGGACTACAGCGACCACGAGGAGCAGATCACCATCGAGGACTTCCGTAAGCTGGAGTTCCGGGTGGCCCGGGTGCTCCATGTGGAGCCCGTGGCCAAGGCCAACAAGCTCTTCAAGCTGGACCTGGACCTGGGTTACGAGAAACGCACCATCGTCTCGGGGATCCGGGAGTTCTACACCCCCGAGGAGCTGGAGGGCAAGAACATCATCGTCATCTGCAACCTCAAGCCCTCGGTGATCCGAGGGGTGCAGAGCAACGGCATGCTCCTGGCGGCGGAAAGCCCCAGCAAGACGAACTTCGGTCTTGCCCTGCTGACGGTGGACCAGGACATCCCCGTGGGAAGCCGGATCCACTGA
- a CDS encoding tyrosine-type recombinase/integrase — protein sequence MRLLQHAKSPNVHNLYRATLKCFFDWCISQGYRTDNPGEGIRTKKGTHKFIDTPVQALDSFIREGFDTTTYVGLRDKAAVLFLIDTGARPNEAWQLRPEDVDLVQGIALLRAETTKTRTPRTVFFSKPTAKLLNTLLGNRPDWWGPDVPIFAASTGSPMTSTEFGHRLRPVTARFGLNLTVYSLRHIFATNFLRGGGSALELQRILGHSNMTMTTRYANLNREDLQEAHRHASPVNALFPEAKRHAPRKLKK from the coding sequence GTGCGACTCCTTCAGCACGCCAAGAGTCCCAACGTCCACAACCTCTACCGCGCCACGCTGAAATGCTTCTTCGACTGGTGCATCTCCCAGGGCTACCGCACCGACAACCCCGGCGAGGGGATTCGGACGAAGAAGGGCACCCACAAGTTCATCGATACCCCGGTACAGGCCCTTGATTCCTTCATCCGAGAGGGGTTCGACACCACCACCTATGTGGGCCTCCGCGACAAGGCCGCTGTCCTGTTTCTCATCGACACGGGAGCCAGGCCGAACGAAGCATGGCAGCTTCGCCCTGAAGACGTGGACCTAGTGCAGGGGATCGCCCTTCTCCGCGCCGAGACCACCAAGACGCGCACACCCAGGACCGTGTTCTTCTCGAAGCCCACCGCAAAGCTGCTGAACACCCTTCTGGGGAACCGCCCCGACTGGTGGGGCCCAGACGTGCCGATCTTCGCCGCCTCCACAGGAAGTCCCATGACCTCTACGGAGTTCGGACACCGCCTCCGCCCCGTCACCGCCCGGTTCGGGTTGAACCTCACCGTCTACAGCCTTCGGCACATCTTCGCCACCAATTTTCTGAGGGGAGGAGGGAGCGCCTTGGAACTACAGCGCATCCTTGGCCACAGCAACATGACGATGACCACCCGGTACGCCAACCTGAACCGGGAGGACCTGCAAGAGGCCCATCGGCACGCCTCCCCGGTCAACGCTTTGTTCCCGGAGGCGAAACGGCACGCACCCCGGAAGCTCAAGAAATGA
- a CDS encoding helix-turn-helix domain-containing protein, which yields MTAERLYTVEEAAEHLGVSMVTVGRWLRSGNLRGVKVGRAWRVPESALDEVAQRGTAKAEE from the coding sequence GTGACAGCGGAACGGCTCTACACGGTGGAGGAGGCAGCGGAGCATCTGGGCGTTTCTATGGTGACGGTAGGACGGTGGCTCCGGTCGGGGAACCTTCGGGGGGTAAAGGTAGGTAGGGCCTGGCGGGTACCGGAAAGCGCCCTGGACGAGGTAGCCCAGCGGGGCACGGCGAAGGCGGAAGAGTAG
- a CDS encoding recombinase family protein, producing MDIPGEVEPMTRKAQSDGTDAVLYVRVSTLDQAENGVSLDAQEERLRAYALASGLRVVAVLREEAVSGTVPLHSRPEGSRVVDLVALGKVQHVVALKLDRLFRSAVDALTTTEEWERRGVALHLVDMGGQSLNTGSAMGRMMLTMMAGFAQFERDLTAERTKAALAHKRDAGTAYSPTPYGKTRTGDLLEDDVKEMGVLSLIRQWRDSGETLRGIADRLNTQGVPSKRGGQWHASTVRYILARVA from the coding sequence ATGGACATCCCGGGGGAGGTGGAGCCCATGACCCGCAAGGCCCAAAGCGACGGAACCGACGCGGTGCTCTACGTGCGAGTCTCGACGCTGGATCAGGCGGAGAACGGGGTGAGCCTGGATGCTCAGGAAGAGCGCCTTCGGGCCTATGCCCTGGCTTCCGGCCTTCGGGTGGTGGCGGTCCTCCGGGAGGAGGCGGTGAGCGGGACGGTTCCCCTTCACTCCCGCCCTGAAGGCTCCCGGGTTGTGGATCTGGTGGCCCTGGGGAAGGTGCAGCACGTGGTGGCCCTGAAGCTGGACCGGCTCTTCCGGTCGGCGGTGGACGCACTGACCACCACGGAGGAATGGGAGCGGCGGGGAGTGGCCCTGCACCTGGTGGACATGGGCGGGCAGTCGCTCAATACGGGATCGGCCATGGGGCGGATGATGCTGACCATGATGGCGGGGTTCGCCCAGTTCGAAAGGGACCTGACGGCGGAGCGCACCAAGGCGGCCTTGGCCCACAAGCGGGACGCGGGGACGGCGTACTCCCCGACGCCCTACGGCAAGACCCGCACGGGGGATCTGCTGGAGGACGACGTGAAGGAAATGGGGGTGCTCTCCCTCATCCGGCAGTGGCGGGACTCGGGGGAGACGCTGCGGGGCATTGCAGACCGGTTGAACACCCAAGGGGTTCCCTCGAAGCGGGGCGGTCAGTGGCACGCTTCGACGGTGAGGTACATCCTGGCCCGGGTGGCCTAG
- a CDS encoding type II toxin-antitoxin system RelE/ParE family toxin, translated as MNRILRTAPFTRWMKDNDVDDASLEAAVQEMGTGLIDASLGGHLYKKRVALHGRGKRGGARTIVATRYEGTWFFLFGFRKNERSSITDRETKALQQLAKSLLGLSESELEAAIKAGDIQEVTP; from the coding sequence ATGAACCGAATCCTCCGGACTGCCCCTTTTACTCGATGGATGAAGGACAACGATGTCGACGATGCCTCCCTTGAAGCGGCGGTTCAAGAGATGGGAACAGGGTTGATCGACGCCAGCCTTGGAGGACACCTCTACAAGAAGCGGGTAGCCCTGCACGGTCGAGGGAAGCGGGGCGGAGCCCGTACCATCGTGGCGACTCGGTACGAAGGCACGTGGTTCTTCCTCTTCGGGTTCAGGAAGAACGAACGCTCCAGCATCACGGACCGAGAAACAAAGGCATTGCAACAATTGGCCAAATCCCTGCTTGGCCTAAGCGAAAGCGAACTGGAAGCAGCCATCAAAGCGGGAGACATTCAGGAGGTGACACCATGA
- a CDS encoding helix-turn-helix domain-containing protein, whose translation MSRILQEVHETAQDLHASGVLSDEGMREFDALCLPAIPTYSPEAIRKIRADTRLNQNTLAALLNISASTLQKWETGAKKPVGAARKLLHILETRGISSLL comes from the coding sequence ATGAGCCGCATTCTTCAGGAAGTGCACGAAACGGCCCAGGATTTGCATGCCTCGGGAGTCCTTTCGGATGAGGGGATGCGGGAGTTCGATGCCCTTTGCCTTCCGGCAATTCCCACCTACTCCCCCGAGGCCATCCGTAAGATTCGAGCCGATACCCGCTTGAATCAGAATACCCTAGCTGCCCTCCTGAATATCAGCGCCTCCACCCTTCAGAAGTGGGAAACCGGCGCAAAGAAGCCCGTTGGGGCAGCCCGAAAGCTGCTTCACATCCTGGAAACCCGGGGCATCTCCTCGCTGCTGTAA
- a CDS encoding DEAD/DEAH box helicase codes for MVDAVARVEGASRDLVAQMVALASAPNPAYVSAARAGRWTGGIPETLCLAREVGDTLLLPRGLVGRLLREAKDRGLDVDLVDHRLLLQGLGLTFKGTLREYQENALRQVGGRSQGVLVAPCGAGKTALLGALVAKRRQPAIVLCHTRDLAFQLREDLGRWLGVHVGLVGAGEYSPGGVVDVALLQSLRDPERLGDLTGRYGLVAVDECHHVPAMTFGEVVGAFPAVYRYGLSATPTRADGLTPLLHAVLGPTLARIEAEDLEDEGVRVRPALRWLRGLPVPGFDPEDWSRSVSRLARSEPRNRLIVGEAAGLLGEGRALLILASRKEQADVLAAGLREKGYGAEALHGGRTKADRERILEDLKGGSLRCVVSVNLADEGLNVPVLDALLLTAPTKNPGLLEQRVGRILRALPGKAVPLVVDLVDGCGVLEYQARSRFFSVYRALCGGGTEQTEVERGRQS; via the coding sequence GTGGTCGATGCGGTGGCCCGGGTGGAGGGGGCTTCCCGGGATCTGGTGGCCCAAATGGTGGCCTTGGCTTCGGCCCCGAACCCGGCCTACGTCAGCGCGGCACGGGCGGGGCGCTGGACCGGAGGTATCCCTGAAACCCTGTGCCTGGCCCGGGAGGTGGGGGACACCCTCCTCCTCCCCCGGGGTCTGGTGGGGCGGCTGCTGCGAGAGGCCAAAGACCGGGGGTTGGACGTGGACCTAGTGGACCATCGGCTCCTCCTCCAGGGCCTGGGCCTGACCTTCAAGGGGACCCTCCGGGAGTACCAGGAGAACGCCCTGCGGCAGGTGGGGGGCCGGTCTCAGGGGGTTCTTGTGGCCCCCTGCGGTGCGGGGAAAACGGCGCTGCTGGGGGCGCTGGTCGCAAAACGGCGGCAACCTGCCATCGTCCTGTGCCATACCCGGGACCTGGCCTTCCAGCTTCGGGAGGACCTGGGGCGGTGGCTGGGTGTCCATGTGGGCCTGGTGGGGGCGGGGGAGTACTCCCCCGGGGGCGTGGTGGACGTGGCCCTGCTCCAAAGCCTGCGGGACCCGGAACGGCTGGGCGACCTGACCGGGCGGTACGGCCTGGTGGCGGTGGACGAGTGCCACCACGTCCCCGCTATGACCTTCGGCGAGGTGGTGGGGGCCTTCCCCGCAGTGTACCGGTACGGCCTTTCGGCGACCCCGACCCGGGCGGACGGCCTGACGCCTCTGCTCCATGCGGTTCTCGGCCCGACCCTGGCCCGGATCGAAGCGGAGGACCTGGAGGACGAAGGGGTGCGGGTGCGTCCGGCGCTGCGGTGGCTTCGGGGCCTCCCTGTCCCCGGGTTCGACCCGGAGGACTGGTCACGGTCCGTCTCCCGGCTGGCTCGAAGCGAACCAAGGAACCGGCTCATCGTCGGGGAGGCGGCGGGCCTTCTGGGTGAAGGGAGGGCCCTCCTCATCCTGGCCTCCCGCAAGGAACAGGCGGATGTCCTGGCGGCGGGACTTCGGGAGAAAGGGTATGGGGCGGAGGCCCTGCACGGAGGTCGTACGAAGGCGGACCGGGAACGCATCCTGGAGGACCTGAAAGGGGGCTCCCTGCGCTGCGTGGTGTCGGTGAACCTGGCGGACGAAGGCTTGAACGTCCCCGTCCTGGACGCCCTACTCCTGACGGCCCCCACGAAGAACCCGGGGCTCCTGGAACAGCGGGTAGGTCGCATCCTCCGGGCCCTTCCGGGGAAGGCGGTTCCCCTGGTGGTGGACCTGGTGGACGGCTGCGGGGTCTTGGAGTACCAAGCCCGGTCCCGGTTCTTCTCGGTGTACCGGGCCCTGTGCGGGGGTGGAACGGAACAAACGGAAGTTGAAAGGGGGAGACAAAGTTGA
- a CDS encoding RuvC family protein, whose amino-acid sequence MRICGIDPGLRGAVAILEADGSPWRIEDMPLRSLGKTRQEVDGAALARFLVEAGEIRLAVVEAVHAMPGQGVSSCFSFGRNVGVVVGVLEALGVPLLEVSPRTWQGDVLRGTPGDGKERALRWASLAFPGASLFTPRGKGLDGRADALALAWYGLRAAGRAVA is encoded by the coding sequence ATGCGGATCTGCGGCATCGACCCGGGTTTGCGCGGCGCGGTGGCGATCCTTGAGGCGGACGGTTCCCCGTGGAGGATCGAGGACATGCCCCTGCGCTCCCTGGGGAAGACACGGCAGGAGGTGGACGGGGCGGCTTTGGCCCGGTTCCTGGTCGAGGCCGGGGAGATCCGGCTTGCGGTGGTGGAGGCGGTGCACGCCATGCCTGGGCAGGGGGTCTCCTCCTGCTTCTCCTTCGGGCGGAACGTGGGCGTGGTGGTGGGGGTTCTGGAGGCCCTGGGGGTTCCCCTCCTGGAGGTGTCTCCCCGGACCTGGCAGGGGGACGTGCTGCGGGGAACCCCGGGGGACGGGAAGGAGCGGGCCCTGCGGTGGGCCTCCCTGGCCTTCCCCGGCGCGTCCCTCTTCACCCCCCGGGGGAAAGGACTGGACGGAAGAGCGGATGCCCTGGCCCTGGCGTGGTACGGCCTACGGGCGGCGGGAAGGGCAGTGGCGTGA
- a CDS encoding AAA family ATPase codes for MSPLRPEKNPSFGVCCDPERAGFLDRTTGQHGGVLELARLLGVDPPGEGGQADPEALAKAEAERQKAALEAARAAVAMRKAWDEGKVLDSPHVYQVRKGLPVLPGLKVDGTGGLLVPLYDSIGGLAGVQRIGADGSKRLIRGSVLTGSFHSMAPDWRNPKHKAIYVAEGYATAYSLQQLVGDAGVVLAAFSTSNVPAVCSLVRRCRPHVVLYAATDNDEAGRRAAEAAAKESGAVPLTPEGTPGSDWNDLATSLGLEAAREELQTAKGRGETMAAEILRLQQVAEDSAVDQGDDWGDLEVGPPIPLLPLSDDPEDDDFPPAAVATTCEAFPEAGPATRKAGRLRFAWRRDLEVLPPDWLVERLFERDTLGLIFGEPGSGKSFASVGLACSVATGRYFCGRKVRQGVVAYVAGEGARGLARRIAGWEEHHGVLVDRLALSNCAADLATLEGIEEASAALAVIREEAGEPLALIVLDTVARCLAGADENSSQDVGRFIGAMDRLRLENPGALILAVHHSGHGDRNRARGSSALKAAMDTELCVTKSNHLVTVTATKSKDAELGNPLTLELQDVVLPGLADEEGRPVHSAVLVEAQGGIQAPRRESLRPVLRQALDSWYAAAKDHGRLDRDGAFLGVHLEDWRRTFYSGSTKDSSDAKKKAFQRTRDELVSLGWLLVEEDLYRLGPASPGAGIEEGNLARDLRERIGWTPRGRGEEDLPGGSLGLDGPAEDTSTQHITKRDKAGQNGTCPGLSRDKPGHTPIGGVPCPGPVPVSRGEKGPNEENLPSSRPDPRTRPQEPPMARAATAAPAKDPTGERHSMPVTDPTATAPPTLDRAPAPVRLAELTERAAKVVDLPKGNIRDWLKGA; via the coding sequence TTGTCTCCCCTGCGGCCTGAGAAGAACCCGAGCTTCGGCGTCTGCTGCGACCCGGAGCGGGCGGGGTTCCTGGATCGCACCACGGGGCAGCACGGCGGTGTCCTGGAGCTGGCCCGGCTGCTGGGGGTGGACCCTCCCGGAGAGGGCGGACAGGCCGACCCGGAAGCCCTGGCGAAGGCCGAAGCGGAGCGCCAGAAGGCAGCCCTTGAAGCGGCCCGGGCGGCGGTGGCAATGCGCAAGGCCTGGGATGAAGGGAAGGTCCTGGATTCCCCCCATGTGTACCAGGTCCGTAAGGGGCTCCCTGTTCTCCCGGGCCTGAAGGTGGACGGCACCGGGGGCCTGCTGGTTCCCCTGTACGACTCCATCGGCGGCCTGGCGGGGGTCCAGCGGATCGGCGCGGACGGCTCCAAGCGGCTCATCAGGGGCTCCGTCCTGACGGGCTCCTTTCATTCGATGGCCCCTGACTGGCGGAACCCCAAGCACAAGGCCATCTACGTGGCAGAAGGCTACGCGACGGCCTACAGCCTTCAGCAGCTAGTGGGTGACGCTGGCGTGGTCCTAGCGGCCTTCAGCACGTCGAACGTCCCGGCCGTCTGCTCCCTGGTGCGGCGGTGCCGTCCCCATGTGGTCCTCTACGCGGCGACGGACAACGACGAAGCCGGGCGGCGGGCTGCGGAAGCGGCGGCGAAGGAATCCGGGGCGGTTCCCCTCACCCCGGAAGGGACCCCGGGGTCGGACTGGAACGACTTGGCGACGTCCCTGGGGCTCGAAGCGGCACGGGAAGAACTCCAAACAGCGAAAGGGCGTGGTGAAACCATGGCGGCGGAAATCCTGCGGCTCCAACAGGTGGCGGAGGATTCCGCCGTGGATCAGGGCGATGACTGGGGCGACCTCGAAGTAGGGCCCCCCATCCCCCTCCTGCCCCTCTCGGACGACCCGGAGGACGACGACTTCCCCCCGGCTGCTGTAGCAACGACCTGTGAGGCGTTCCCGGAGGCGGGACCGGCTACCAGGAAGGCGGGGCGTCTTCGCTTCGCATGGAGGCGGGACCTGGAGGTTCTCCCCCCGGACTGGCTGGTGGAAAGGCTCTTCGAGCGGGACACCCTCGGCCTGATCTTCGGGGAGCCCGGCAGCGGGAAGAGCTTCGCGTCCGTGGGCCTGGCCTGTTCCGTAGCCACGGGGCGGTACTTCTGCGGGCGGAAGGTCCGGCAGGGGGTTGTGGCCTACGTCGCCGGGGAAGGGGCAAGGGGCCTGGCCCGACGTATCGCCGGATGGGAAGAGCACCACGGGGTTCTGGTGGATCGTCTGGCCCTGTCGAACTGCGCTGCTGACCTGGCGACCCTGGAGGGCATCGAGGAAGCCTCGGCGGCCCTGGCTGTCATCCGGGAAGAGGCGGGAGAACCCTTGGCCCTGATCGTCCTGGATACCGTGGCCCGGTGCCTTGCGGGGGCGGACGAGAATAGCTCCCAGGACGTGGGGCGCTTCATCGGGGCCATGGATCGGTTGCGGCTGGAGAACCCCGGGGCGCTGATCCTGGCGGTTCACCACTCCGGGCACGGGGACCGGAACCGGGCGCGGGGCTCCTCGGCCCTGAAGGCTGCGATGGACACAGAGCTGTGCGTCACCAAAAGCAACCACCTGGTGACGGTCACCGCCACGAAATCGAAGGACGCGGAACTGGGAAATCCCCTGACCCTGGAACTCCAGGATGTAGTCCTCCCGGGCCTGGCGGATGAAGAGGGGCGGCCTGTCCACAGCGCCGTCTTGGTGGAGGCTCAGGGAGGCATCCAAGCCCCCAGGAGGGAATCCCTTCGTCCGGTCCTGCGGCAGGCGCTGGACTCCTGGTACGCGGCGGCGAAGGACCACGGCAGGCTGGACCGGGACGGGGCTTTCCTCGGGGTCCACCTGGAGGACTGGAGGAGGACGTTCTACTCCGGCAGCACGAAGGACAGCTCGGACGCGAAGAAGAAGGCGTTCCAGCGGACAAGGGACGAACTGGTGTCCCTCGGGTGGCTTCTGGTGGAGGAGGACCTGTACCGCCTCGGCCCGGCTTCCCCTGGGGCGGGCATTGAGGAAGGGAACTTGGCCCGGGATCTGCGGGAACGGATCGGCTGGACCCCCAGGGGCCGGGGTGAGGAGGACCTTCCCGGGGGTTCCCTCGGGCTCGACGGACCCGCCGAGGACACTTCAACACAGCACATTACGAAGCGGGACAAAGCGGGACAAAACGGGACATGTCCCGGCCTGTCCCGGGACAAACCGGGACACACCCCTATAGGGGGTGTCCCGTGTCCCGGTCCCGTCCCGGTGTCCCGGGGGGAGAAGGGGCCGAATGAAGAGAACCTTCCTTCATCCAGACCCGACCCCAGGACCCGCCCTCAGGAACCTCCGATGGCCCGGGCGGCGACGGCGGCACCGGCGAAGGACCCGACAGGTGAGCGGCATAGTATGCCGGTCACGGACCCGACGGCGACGGCTCCCCCCACTCTGGACCGGGCACCGGCTCCTGTCCGACTGGCGGAGCTGACCGAAAGGGCGGCGAAGGTGGTTGATCTTCCCAAGGGCAACATCCGGGACTGGCTGAAGGGGGCATGA
- a CDS encoding helix-turn-helix domain-containing protein, giving the protein MNLNPNASQAQTQAEAILRRLLTGEHITPLEALDGVGSFRLSARIYDLKRRGWPIRSRLVDVGDGRRVAEYSLDLDASWTQTPDEENQPLQGRQGSLDLGGGC; this is encoded by the coding sequence ATGAACCTGAACCCGAACGCATCCCAGGCGCAGACCCAAGCGGAGGCCATCTTGAGGCGGCTCCTGACCGGGGAACACATCACCCCGCTTGAGGCTCTGGACGGAGTGGGGTCCTTCCGCCTGAGCGCTCGAATCTACGACTTGAAGCGCCGTGGCTGGCCGATCCGGTCCCGGCTGGTCGATGTCGGCGACGGTCGGCGGGTAGCGGAGTACTCGCTGGACCTGGACGCTTCCTGGACGCAGACCCCGGATGAGGAGAACCAGCCTCTCCAGGGGCGGCAAGGCAGCCTTGATCTTGGGGGTGGGTGCTGA
- a CDS encoding helix-turn-helix domain-containing protein, whose amino-acid sequence MGYLVRGGENMRIKELREARGLTRYRVARDSGLDWGRLRDAEEGKAGLRLDSVVKLADVLGVSLDELCGREWPKSA is encoded by the coding sequence ATGGGGTATCTCGTTAGGGGAGGTGAAAACATGCGAATTAAGGAGCTTCGAGAAGCCCGGGGGTTAACCCGATACCGAGTGGCGCGAGACAGCGGGTTGGATTGGGGGCGGCTACGGGACGCCGAAGAGGGGAAGGCGGGGTTGCGTCTCGATTCTGTCGTCAAGCTGGCGGACGTCCTAGGTGTGAGCCTGGACGAACTTTGCGGGCGAGAGTGGCCGAAGTCGGCGTGA